Part of the Saccharospirillaceae bacterium genome, GTGTCTTTCCTGGGAATTTAAAGAGATGTGATAAGTGGCCAGCGCCGGGCGGCACTGGCTCAAGCAGGCTTCAGGATCAGATTTCCACCATTTCAAAATCTTCTTTACCGACGCCACAATCCGGACAGATAAAATCGTCGGGGACATCGTCCCACGCCGTACCTGGTGCAATACCCTCTTCCGGTGCGCCTTCGGCTTCATCATAGATCCAGCCACAAACCACGCATTGCCATCTTTTCATTATCTTTATCCCTCTATACATGCCATCAAGGAGGGCGGTAAAAGTACGCACCTGAGGCAGTAAAATCAACGGTCTTTTCCGGGCAAATACTGGGTAAGAAGGCGTCATCATGCCCCGGATCGCTAAAATACTGCGCTTTTTCTTGCGTAAACAATGGCTTTGGCGCATCCTGCGCGGCGATGAACAGCAACACTCTCAACGGCATTCTGCACCCATTGGTTCCCAACTGGTCAACACGCAATCACATGGCGGCTTGCTGCCTGCCTGCGTTTTGGCGTGACTGGTTACTCGATACCGGATCTCTGACCACCAGACTGTGCGGCCTGGGTAATTTCCGGGTCGAAATTCTGCGTGAATTTCATGGCGCACCGACGCAACTTGAACGTCAGCAACTGGCACTGAATCACCAGGCGAGAGTCTGGGTACGGGAAGTGGTACTCAAAGTGGATGGGGTTGCCCTGGTATACGCCCGCACCGCAGTGCCGCAGCGAACCCTGCAAGGGAAAGAGAAACGCCTGCAACACCTGGGCGAGAAATCGCTCGGCAGCTATTTGTTTCAGCAACCCAACCTGCAACGTCAGCCACTGGCGGTATCTCACTGCAATCCTAATCAATTAGGGCTAGAATGGTGTCGCCATTCGGTATTTACCCTCGGCCACAAACCGCTCATGGTTTCCGAGGCATTTACTGCCCAATTATACGACTTTGCATAACGACTAGCGCCCATGAACGCTCTGACACAACCGTTGCGCCAGCAACTGGATCGCCACCTGCCACGCTGGTTTGACTGGGTACAACTGACCCGTATCGATAAACCGGTTGGTTCCTATTTGCTGTTATGGCCAACGTTGTGGGCATTGTGGGTGGCCGGAGAGGGACACCCTGATTTCGCCAATGTGCTGATTTTTGTCCTGGGTGTGTTTCTGATGCGCTCCGCCGGTTGTGTCATTAACGACTTTGCCGACCGAAAGATTGACGGCCATGTTAAACGCACCGTCGATCGGCCACTGGCCACCGGAAAAATTACCGCGAAAGAAGCGCTAATCACCTTTGCCGTGTTAATTCTGCTGGCGTTTGTGTTGGTGTTATTCACCAATCAATTCACGGTATTACTGTCAATCGGTGGCCTCGTCCTGGCCTCTCTCTATCCCTTTATGAAACGCCACACGCACCTGCCTCAGGTAGTATTGGGAGCCGCGTTTTCCTGGGCCATCCCGATGGCTTTTGCCGCCCAGAGTAACGAATTACCAGCCGTCGTATGGCTGCTGTATATGGCAAATCTGAGCTGGACGGTGGCTTATGATACCGTCTACGCCATGGTTGATCGTGACGATGATCTGAAAATTGGCGTGAAGTCCACCGCCGTGCTGTTTGGCGATCTGGATATCGCTATGGTTGCGATACTGAAAGGGTTGGTAGTATTTGCCTTGCTGCTGGCTGGCACGCAACTGGAAATGAGCTGGCCTTATTATCTGTGTTTGGCCGCTGGGGCCGTATTTTTGGCCTGGCAAGTGTGGAGTATTCGCTCACGCGAGCGTGATATCTGCTTCGCTATCTTCCGCAAGAGCCACTGGTTTGGCCTGATTATCTGGGGTGGTTTCGTCGCCCATTACCTGCTCAGATAAACGAATCTGGCACTCGCTGCCCCCCTCCAATAAGACAGTGTTGTTGCGATAACAGTAAGTAATAACACCCCTGTCACATGCTTGTAACATTCCCCCAGTGTAATAGCGCCGCATTATCGATTATTACACTTGCGTGACCAAGACTATGAGCAAAGCAGGTAAAACCGTACTGATCGTCGATGACGAAGCACCGATTCGTGAGATGATTGCAGTAGCACTTGAAATGGCTGGTTATGAATGCCTGGAAGCAGCGACCGCTCAGGAAGCTCATTCCCACGTTGTTGACCAGAAGCCCGACATGATTCTGCTGGACTGGATGTTACCCGGTACCAGTGGTGTTGAATTCGCGCGTCGCCTGAAGCGCGAGGAGCTGACCGCTGAACTACCGATTAT contains:
- a CDS encoding chorismate lyase — translated: MNSNTLNGILHPLVPNWSTRNHMAACCLPAFWRDWLLDTGSLTTRLCGLGNFRVEILREFHGAPTQLERQQLALNHQARVWVREVVLKVDGVALVYARTAVPQRTLQGKEKRLQHLGEKSLGSYLFQQPNLQRQPLAVSHCNPNQLGLEWCRHSVFTLGHKPLMVSEAFTAQLYDFA
- a CDS encoding rubredoxin, with protein sequence MKRWQCVVCGWIYDEAEGAPEEGIAPGTAWDDVPDDFICPDCGVGKEDFEMVEI
- the ubiA gene encoding 4-hydroxybenzoate octaprenyltransferase, with the protein product MNALTQPLRQQLDRHLPRWFDWVQLTRIDKPVGSYLLLWPTLWALWVAGEGHPDFANVLIFVLGVFLMRSAGCVINDFADRKIDGHVKRTVDRPLATGKITAKEALITFAVLILLAFVLVLFTNQFTVLLSIGGLVLASLYPFMKRHTHLPQVVLGAAFSWAIPMAFAAQSNELPAVVWLLYMANLSWTVAYDTVYAMVDRDDDLKIGVKSTAVLFGDLDIAMVAILKGLVVFALLLAGTQLEMSWPYYLCLAAGAVFLAWQVWSIRSRERDICFAIFRKSHWFGLIIWGGFVAHYLLR